The ANME-2 cluster archaeon region ATTAATATGTAGGAAAGAGTCAAGCGCATACAGATTGTGAGTGCGTATGGAGTGTATATTGGAGGTGTTCCCGGTGGGAAACAAGAGATATGATGACATCATCGTCGGAGCGGGAGTCGCAGGTTCGACATTGGCCAAGGAGCTCAGCAGGAAGAATCGCAAGATTCTGGTTATAGAGAAAGGGATCCATGAAGCGAGCTATGGCAGTTTCAAGGATTGCATACGCTATTTTGACACAGG contains the following coding sequences:
- a CDS encoding NAD(P)-binding protein, whose amino-acid sequence is MECILEVFPVGNKRYDDIIVGAGVAGSTLAKELSRKNRKILVIEKGIHEASYGSFKDCIRYFDTG